A genomic segment from Bryobacteraceae bacterium encodes:
- a CDS encoding HAD-IA family hydrolase, translating to MKREMIVFDMDGVLVDVTESYRETICQTVHHFTGRTITRELVQEYKNRGGFNNDWLLSQTIAADLGVPVAYETVVEEFNRLFFGTITDGIPSGLMSRERWLPRTGLMERLAREYQLAIFTGRLRDEANLTLTQFARDIPFHPLIGADDVVRGKPDPEGLEKIRAGHPGTELWYVGDTVDDARSASAAGVPFIGIAGPEVPYRGRLLELFEEQNAVAVIADINEIPTILENR from the coding sequence GTGAAGCGAGAGATGATCGTCTTCGACATGGACGGCGTGCTGGTGGACGTGACCGAGTCCTACCGCGAGACCATCTGCCAGACCGTGCATCATTTTACCGGGCGGACGATCACGCGGGAACTGGTGCAGGAGTACAAGAACCGCGGGGGTTTCAACAACGACTGGCTGCTGTCACAAACCATCGCCGCCGACCTCGGCGTGCCGGTAGCCTACGAGACGGTGGTCGAGGAGTTCAATCGCCTCTTCTTCGGCACGATCACCGATGGAATCCCAAGTGGTCTGATGAGTCGCGAACGTTGGCTGCCGCGCACGGGCCTGATGGAACGGCTGGCGCGCGAGTATCAACTGGCAATCTTCACCGGGCGTCTGCGCGACGAGGCGAACTTAACTCTCACTCAGTTCGCGCGCGACATCCCGTTTCACCCGTTGATCGGCGCCGACGATGTCGTGCGCGGAAAGCCGGATCCGGAAGGCCTCGAGAAGATCCGCGCCGGCCACCCCGGCACGGAGCTCTGGTATGTCGGCGACACGGTGGACGACGCGCGGAGCGCCAGCGCCGCCGGCGTTCCCTTCATCGGCATCGCCGGCCCCGAGGTCCCCTACCGCGGCCGCCTCCTCGAACTGTTCGAAGAGCAGAATGCGGTGGCCGTCATCGCAGACATCAACGAAATCCCGACCATCCTGGAGAACCGATGA
- the hisI gene encoding phosphoribosyl-AMP cyclohydrolase, protein MDKDMDLDFKKMDGLIAAVVVDHDTARVLMVGFMNEEAWRKTVETGFVTFYSRSRNKLWMKGESSGHRLVVKEIRTDCDRDALVIAAEALGPGVCHEGYESCFFRKWTGTEWADVDERSYDPAAVYGS, encoded by the coding sequence GTGGACAAGGACATGGATCTCGATTTCAAGAAAATGGACGGCCTCATCGCCGCCGTGGTAGTGGATCACGATACCGCGCGCGTGCTGATGGTTGGCTTTATGAACGAAGAGGCGTGGCGAAAGACGGTGGAGACTGGCTTCGTCACCTTCTACTCACGCTCCCGCAACAAGCTGTGGATGAAAGGCGAATCTTCCGGACACCGGCTTGTGGTGAAGGAAATCCGCACCGATTGCGACCGCGACGCGCTCGTTATCGCCGCCGAGGCGCTGGGGCCGGGCGTGTGCCACGAAGGCTACGAGAGCTGCTTCTTCCGTAAATGGACGGGGACCGAGTGGGCGGACGTCGATGAGCGGTCTTACGACCCGGCGGCGGTGTATGGGAGCTGA
- the hisH gene encoding imidazole glycerol phosphate synthase subunit HisH, whose translation MISIFDYGAGNLQSVQNTLAEIGAPYEVIDDAAELRRASRIVLPGVGHFGQMLRSLDAMRVREALIERIHAGVPFLGICLGLQALFAASEEAPGLAGLGLYPETVRRFSADARVPHMGWNEIVPHGASGQASRLLRNLGPRPHLYFAHSYYAPVNTATAATCRYGVDYTAVLERDNVFGVQFHPEKSGPLGLRIVKNFVDL comes from the coding sequence GTGATCTCCATCTTCGATTACGGAGCCGGAAACCTGCAATCGGTGCAGAACACGCTGGCCGAGATCGGCGCGCCCTACGAGGTGATCGACGACGCGGCCGAACTGCGCCGGGCCTCGCGGATCGTGCTGCCGGGCGTTGGCCACTTCGGGCAGATGCTGCGCTCGCTCGACGCAATGCGCGTCCGCGAGGCGTTGATCGAACGGATCCACGCCGGCGTGCCGTTTCTCGGCATCTGCCTCGGGCTCCAGGCGCTGTTCGCCGCAAGCGAAGAAGCGCCGGGGCTTGCCGGCCTTGGGCTGTATCCGGAAACCGTCCGCCGGTTCTCGGCCGACGCCCGGGTGCCGCACATGGGCTGGAACGAAATCGTGCCGCATGGCGCCTCCGGGCAGGCTTCGCGCCTGCTCCGCAACCTGGGACCTCGCCCGCACCTGTACTTCGCGCATTCCTACTACGCGCCGGTGAACACGGCCACCGCGGCCACGTGCAGATACGGCGTCGACTATACAGCCGTGCTCGAACGCGACAACGTCTTCGGTGTGCAGTTCCATCCGGAGAAGTCCGGCCCCCTCGGCTTGCGCATCGTGAAGAATTTCGTGGATCTATAA
- a CDS encoding 1-(5-phosphoribosyl)-5-[(5-phosphoribosylamino)methylideneamino] imidazole-4-carboxamide isomerase codes for MIIPCIDLMDGKVVQLVQGRDKALEGGSPDEMLDRFRAFPEIQVIDLDAALGRGSNDRIVEYIASRARCRVGGGVRDVERASKLTDQGAHRVIVGTSAFTSSGIAADFLSRVSQAIGKERLAVALDSKDGRIAVKGWRESVDLTAEQVVSQLEPYCGGVLCTYVDKEGMMQGTDLNWFRRLRENTSLEITAAGGITTIEEIAELQRLRIHAALGMAIYTGRLDLGALARMNADFA; via the coding sequence ATGATCATTCCTTGTATTGACCTGATGGACGGCAAAGTCGTCCAGCTTGTCCAAGGGCGCGACAAGGCGCTCGAAGGCGGTTCCCCGGACGAAATGCTCGATCGTTTCCGCGCGTTTCCGGAGATCCAAGTAATCGATCTCGACGCGGCGCTGGGACGCGGGTCAAACGACAGGATCGTCGAGTACATCGCTTCGCGGGCGCGATGCCGAGTCGGCGGCGGCGTCCGCGATGTGGAACGCGCCAGCAAGCTCACGGATCAGGGCGCGCACCGTGTGATCGTGGGGACATCGGCGTTCACTTCGTCCGGCATCGCAGCGGACTTCCTCTCGCGCGTCTCGCAAGCCATCGGGAAGGAGCGGCTGGCGGTGGCGCTCGATTCGAAGGACGGCCGCATCGCCGTGAAGGGCTGGCGGGAATCCGTGGACCTCACGGCCGAGCAGGTCGTCAGCCAGCTTGAACCCTACTGCGGCGGCGTGCTCTGCACCTACGTCGACAAGGAGGGCATGATGCAGGGGACCGACCTCAACTGGTTCCGCCGGCTGCGCGAGAACACCTCCCTCGAAATCACGGCCGCGGGCGGGATCACGACGATCGAGGAGATCGCCGAACTACAACGTCTGCGGATTCACGCCGCGCTCGGGATGGCTATCTACACGGGCCGCCTCGATCTGGGGGCGCTGGCGCGGATGAACGCCGATTTCGCATAA
- a CDS encoding PQQ-binding-like beta-propeller repeat protein, with translation MKLLAMAATTAMLAAAQDWPQHLGPKRNGVYAGPFSEKTDGKRLWKHAAGAGFSSVAVAGGRVIAFHRLNDEEIIEAIDAATGTTQWKHAYHTGYRDDFGFSEGPRATPAVDGGNVYTYGAEGMLTCVRLDTGKRVWQLDARKEFGVRKEFFGAACNPLVHGGSVLMNIGGANGAGIVAIEKLTGKTRWKALSSEAGYASPTLAAIGGADHALFFTRDGLVDADPSTGKIRFEHRWRSRSQASVNAATPLAHGSQVFITASYGTGAALLDIAQGKPKVIWSGDDSLSAHYATPVLHEGHLYGFDGRQEMGQELRCVEWSTGKVKWSVPGLRAGTVTLAGGNLVVLTEGGEAQIAPASPAAYKPVKKFRVAESLVRAYPAFSDGRMFVRTESELAAWNVK, from the coding sequence GTGAAATTGTTGGCGATGGCGGCGACCACGGCGATGCTCGCCGCCGCGCAGGACTGGCCGCAGCACCTGGGCCCGAAGCGCAACGGCGTCTACGCGGGTCCATTCTCGGAGAAGACGGACGGCAAGCGGCTGTGGAAACATGCGGCCGGCGCGGGGTTCAGTTCCGTCGCGGTGGCCGGCGGACGCGTGATCGCGTTCCATCGCCTGAACGACGAAGAGATCATCGAAGCGATCGATGCGGCTACGGGGACGACGCAGTGGAAGCACGCTTACCACACTGGGTACCGCGACGATTTCGGCTTCTCGGAGGGCCCGCGGGCGACGCCCGCGGTGGATGGCGGCAACGTATACACGTATGGCGCGGAAGGCATGCTCACCTGCGTCCGGCTGGATACCGGCAAGCGCGTCTGGCAGCTCGACGCGCGCAAGGAGTTCGGTGTCCGCAAGGAGTTCTTCGGCGCAGCGTGCAATCCGCTGGTGCACGGCGGCAGTGTCCTGATGAACATCGGCGGCGCCAACGGCGCGGGCATCGTCGCCATCGAAAAGCTCACCGGCAAAACGCGGTGGAAGGCGCTCTCGAGCGAAGCCGGCTACGCGTCGCCCACCTTAGCGGCGATAGGCGGCGCGGACCATGCGCTCTTCTTCACGCGCGACGGGCTCGTCGACGCCGATCCGTCGACTGGGAAGATCCGCTTCGAGCATCGATGGCGGTCCCGGAGCCAGGCATCGGTGAACGCCGCCACGCCGTTGGCGCACGGCTCGCAGGTGTTTATCACCGCTAGCTACGGCACCGGCGCCGCGCTGCTCGATATTGCCCAGGGCAAGCCGAAGGTCATCTGGTCCGGCGACGACTCGCTGTCTGCCCACTACGCCACGCCCGTACTCCACGAAGGCCACCTCTACGGATTTGACGGGCGGCAGGAGATGGGACAGGAGTTGCGTTGCGTCGAATGGTCCACGGGCAAAGTGAAGTGGAGTGTGCCGGGGCTCCGGGCCGGCACCGTGACGCTTGCCGGCGGTAATCTGGTGGTGCTCACGGAAGGCGGCGAAGCACAGATCGCGCCAGCCTCGCCGGCGGCCTACAAGCCGGTGAAAAAGTTCCGCGTGGCCGAATCGCTTGTCCGCGCATATCCGGCATTTTCCGATGGCCGGATGTTCGTCCGGACCGAGTCCGAACTCGCGGCCTGGAACGTGAAATAG
- the hisF gene encoding imidazole glycerol phosphate synthase subunit HisF — MLAKRIIPCLDVTAGRVVKGVNFVNLRDAGDPVELAERYNLQSADELVFLDITASSDERKTMVDVVFRTARRVFIPLTVGGGIRTVADGRKIIRAGADKVSVNTAAVHRPELITELSNEFGAQAVVLAIDARRRGGGGWNVFTKGGRVDEGIDAVEWAARGESLGAGEILLTSMDTDGVQDGFDCELTRAVSRATHIPVIASGGAGSPDHFRKVLTEGEADAALAASIFHYGAYTVADLKEYLDKHGIPVRPAVP, encoded by the coding sequence GTGCTCGCGAAACGAATCATCCCCTGTCTCGACGTCACCGCCGGCCGCGTGGTGAAGGGCGTCAACTTCGTGAACCTGCGCGACGCGGGCGACCCGGTTGAACTGGCCGAGCGCTACAACCTGCAGAGCGCCGACGAACTCGTGTTCCTCGATATCACAGCGTCGTCCGATGAACGCAAGACCATGGTCGATGTCGTGTTCCGCACGGCGCGCCGTGTGTTCATCCCGCTCACCGTCGGCGGCGGCATCCGCACCGTGGCCGACGGCCGCAAGATCATCCGCGCCGGCGCCGACAAGGTCAGCGTGAACACGGCCGCCGTGCACCGGCCGGAGTTGATCACGGAGCTTTCGAACGAGTTCGGCGCCCAGGCTGTCGTACTCGCCATTGACGCGCGGCGCCGAGGCGGCGGCGGCTGGAACGTGTTCACCAAGGGCGGACGCGTCGACGAGGGCATCGACGCCGTGGAGTGGGCGGCGCGCGGGGAGTCACTCGGCGCCGGCGAGATCCTGCTCACTTCCATGGACACCGACGGCGTGCAGGACGGCTTCGATTGCGAATTGACGCGGGCGGTGTCGCGCGCGACGCACATCCCGGTGATCGCAAGCGGCGGCGCCGGATCGCCGGACCATTTCCGCAAAGTACTCACCGAAGGCGAAGCCGACGCGGCGCTGGCGGCGTCGATTTTCCACTACGGCGCGTACACCGTAGCGGATCTCAAAGAGTACCTCGACAAACACGGCATTCCAGTGAGACCGGCGGTTCCATGA
- the hisB gene encoding imidazoleglycerol-phosphate dehydratase HisB, whose translation MRTARIQRDTRETQIEGSLKIEGRGRYEIATGIRFLDHMLELFAKHGGFDLTLRATGDLDVDQHHTVEDCGIVLGQLFAGALGDRKGINRAGYFVLPMDETLAVVAVDLGGRPALVYKDLVRVRLVGDLQTELCEDFFSGFVAHAGANLHAKILYGRSNHHKIEAIFKCFARAMRYACSKDARLKDQLPSTKGLL comes from the coding sequence ATGAGAACCGCCCGCATCCAACGCGACACGCGCGAGACGCAGATCGAAGGATCGTTAAAGATCGAAGGGCGCGGGCGTTACGAGATCGCCACCGGCATCCGTTTCCTGGACCACATGCTCGAGTTGTTCGCCAAGCACGGCGGCTTCGACCTGACCCTTCGCGCCACCGGCGACCTCGATGTCGATCAGCATCACACCGTGGAAGACTGCGGCATCGTGCTCGGGCAATTGTTCGCGGGCGCCCTGGGAGACCGGAAGGGCATCAATCGGGCCGGCTACTTCGTCCTTCCGATGGACGAGACACTGGCCGTGGTGGCGGTGGATCTCGGCGGACGCCCCGCTCTCGTGTACAAAGACCTCGTCCGCGTGCGGCTCGTCGGCGACCTGCAAACCGAGTTGTGCGAGGATTTCTTTTCGGGTTTCGTCGCCCACGCCGGCGCCAATCTTCACGCGAAGATCCTCTACGGCCGGTCCAATCATCACAAGATCGAGGCGATCTTCAAGTGCTTCGCGCGCGCCATGCGCTATGCATGTTCAAAAGACGCCCGGCTGAAGGATCAGCTTCCGTCCACGAAGGGGCTCCTCTAA
- the hisC gene encoding histidinol-phosphate transaminase, which yields MGDEPAQPTPRPAVVRMAPYSPPSSGRAGKLRLDFNENTVGASPRVIEALRRYLDAGALTVYPEYEEIKPALARFFGVAPEEFILTNGTDEAIQVLVNTYVDDGDDVIVLHPSYAMYRFYSEVAGAAIRELSYREPDLAFPLEELEAAIHTKTRAVLISNPNNPTGTGIGLEAVERILRAAPHAAVLIDEAYFEFSGVTALGLIARYPNLFVSRTFSKVYGMAAMRVGCLFSQAANVAYLHKAQSPYSVNMLAAVAARAAAEDADYVRGYVAEALAAREAIYAGLDGLGIRHYRSQANFVLFHVGPRSIEIRDKLRGRGVLVRDRSYEIAGCVRVTCGTREQAARFLGELEAIL from the coding sequence ATGGGTGACGAACCCGCGCAACCGACGCCGAGGCCGGCCGTGGTGCGGATGGCGCCGTATTCGCCGCCTTCTTCGGGCCGCGCCGGCAAGCTCCGGCTCGACTTCAACGAGAACACCGTCGGTGCGTCGCCCCGCGTCATCGAAGCGTTGCGGCGATATCTCGACGCCGGCGCGCTCACCGTGTACCCGGAGTACGAGGAAATCAAGCCCGCACTCGCGCGGTTCTTCGGCGTGGCGCCGGAGGAGTTCATTCTCACCAACGGCACCGACGAGGCGATTCAGGTGCTGGTGAACACCTACGTCGACGATGGCGACGACGTCATCGTGCTGCATCCCTCGTACGCGATGTACCGTTTCTATTCGGAGGTTGCAGGCGCGGCGATCCGCGAGCTTTCCTACCGTGAGCCGGACCTCGCGTTTCCACTCGAGGAATTGGAGGCGGCGATTCACACGAAGACGCGCGCGGTGCTGATCTCCAATCCAAACAACCCGACGGGCACGGGGATCGGGCTCGAAGCGGTGGAGCGGATTCTGCGCGCGGCGCCGCACGCGGCGGTGCTGATCGACGAAGCCTACTTCGAATTCTCCGGCGTTACCGCGCTCGGCCTCATCGCCCGCTACCCGAATCTGTTCGTGAGCCGGACATTCTCCAAGGTCTACGGAATGGCGGCGATGCGCGTGGGATGCCTGTTTTCGCAGGCGGCTAACGTGGCGTACCTGCACAAGGCGCAATCGCCCTACAGCGTGAACATGCTGGCGGCCGTGGCGGCGCGCGCCGCGGCGGAAGACGCGGACTACGTGCGCGGCTATGTGGCCGAGGCGCTGGCGGCGCGCGAGGCAATCTACGCGGGTTTGGACGGGCTGGGCATCCGCCACTACCGGAGCCAGGCCAACTTCGTGCTGTTCCACGTGGGCCCGCGGTCAATCGAGATCCGCGACAAGCTGCGCGGCCGCGGCGTCCTGGTGCGGGACCGCAGCTACGAAATCGCCGGGTGTGTCCGCGTCACCTGCGGCACGCGCGAACAAGCCGCGCGCTTCCTCGGAGAATTGGAGGCGATTCTGTGA
- the hisD gene encoding histidinol dehydrogenase: MIRIIPASETGKLLTRRAARMTEAEAAVRPILEDVRKRGDKAVVEYARRFDRLEGNALAVDAEAMRKVKLPAALKSALRAASANIRAYARMQMPETKSVTPAPGLKLTQIVRPLDCVAAYIPSGRYPLPSTLMMTVIPARVAGVRTICAASPRPSDAILGTAAFLQLDKLYRIGGAHAVAAFAFGTKMIPRADRIVGPGSIWVAAAKKIIAGETGIDFVAGPTEILIIADKGEAPWIAADMLAQAEHDTDASAFLLTRSKKLATQVAADIERQLETLPTADVARVAINRNSAIVLVDSAAQAVEISNRFAPEHLSLHDRTLLPGIRHAGSVFLGPYSTEAAGDYASGPNHVLPTSGVARLRGGLSAADYVKVISVQQLSPGALSRLTPAVTALARAEGLEAHARSIEIRSPKGRK; this comes from the coding sequence ATGATCCGCATCATTCCAGCTTCGGAAACGGGCAAGCTGCTGACGCGGCGCGCGGCGCGGATGACAGAAGCCGAAGCGGCCGTGCGTCCGATTCTCGAAGACGTGCGCAAGCGCGGCGACAAAGCGGTGGTTGAGTACGCCCGCCGGTTCGATCGGCTTGAAGGCAACGCGCTCGCCGTGGATGCCGAGGCGATGCGAAAGGTGAAACTGCCGGCGGCGCTGAAGAGCGCGCTGCGGGCCGCTTCGGCGAACATTCGCGCCTATGCGCGGATGCAGATGCCGGAAACGAAGTCCGTAACTCCGGCGCCAGGTTTGAAGCTCACGCAGATCGTACGGCCGCTCGATTGCGTGGCCGCGTACATCCCGAGCGGACGGTATCCGCTGCCCTCAACGTTGATGATGACCGTGATTCCGGCGCGCGTAGCCGGGGTCAGGACCATCTGCGCCGCTTCGCCCCGGCCCTCCGATGCCATTCTCGGAACGGCGGCGTTCCTGCAATTGGACAAGCTCTACCGGATTGGCGGCGCGCACGCCGTCGCGGCATTCGCCTTCGGCACAAAGATGATCCCGCGCGCGGACCGGATCGTCGGCCCGGGCTCGATCTGGGTGGCCGCGGCGAAGAAGATCATCGCCGGCGAGACCGGCATCGACTTCGTTGCCGGGCCCACTGAGATCCTTATCATCGCCGACAAAGGCGAAGCGCCGTGGATCGCCGCCGATATGCTGGCGCAAGCCGAACACGATACCGACGCCAGCGCGTTTTTGCTCACGCGTTCGAAGAAGCTGGCAACGCAGGTGGCGGCCGACATCGAGCGGCAGCTTGAGACGCTGCCCACTGCGGATGTGGCGCGCGTTGCGATCAACCGGAACTCGGCGATCGTGCTCGTCGATTCCGCGGCGCAGGCCGTCGAAATCTCCAACCGCTTCGCGCCGGAGCATCTCTCGCTGCATGACCGCACCCTGCTCCCCGGCATTCGCCACGCAGGCAGCGTGTTTCTCGGTCCGTACAGCACGGAAGCGGCCGGCGACTACGCCTCCGGCCCGAACCACGTTCTGCCCACCAGCGGCGTCGCGCGGCTACGCGGCGGGCTCTCCGCGGCCGATTACGTGAAGGTGATTTCCGTGCAGCAGCTTTCCCCGGGCGCGCTCTCGCGGCTCACCCCGGCCGTGACGGCGCTGGCCCGCGCCGAAGGCCTCGAAGCGCACGCGCGGTCCATCGAGATCCGTTCGCCAAAGGGGCGCAAGTAA
- the hisG gene encoding ATP phosphoribosyltransferase — protein MKLKLGIPKGSLENATVDLFRRAGFSITISSRSYFPGIDDPEIECMLIRAQEMARYVEDGILDAGLTGRDWVMENDAEVQVVADLVYAKQSFGKVRWVLAAPESSNVFSVKDLEGKIIATELVGATKKYLASHGVSAKVEFSWGATEVKPPVLADAIVEVTETGSSLRANKLKIVDTVLESNTQLIANTASWADSWKRRKLEDMKMLLEGAISALGKVGLMLNVEKANLERVLAVLPALKRPTISHLSDDDWLAVNTILEEATVRSIIPRLKEAGAQGIVEYPLNKIVM, from the coding sequence ATGAAACTGAAACTGGGAATCCCGAAAGGGAGCCTCGAAAACGCGACCGTCGATCTGTTCCGGCGCGCCGGATTCTCGATCACGATCTCGAGCCGGTCGTACTTCCCCGGCATCGACGACCCGGAAATCGAGTGCATGCTCATCCGGGCGCAGGAAATGGCGCGGTACGTGGAAGACGGCATCCTCGACGCGGGCCTTACCGGCCGCGACTGGGTGATGGAGAACGACGCCGAAGTGCAGGTGGTGGCCGATCTCGTCTACGCCAAGCAGAGCTTCGGCAAGGTGCGCTGGGTGCTGGCGGCGCCGGAGAGTTCGAACGTTTTTTCGGTGAAAGACCTCGAGGGCAAGATCATCGCCACCGAGCTCGTTGGCGCGACGAAAAAGTATCTGGCTTCGCACGGCGTGTCGGCGAAGGTGGAGTTCTCCTGGGGCGCGACGGAAGTGAAGCCGCCGGTGCTGGCCGATGCGATCGTCGAGGTGACCGAAACCGGTTCGTCGCTGCGGGCGAACAAGTTGAAGATCGTCGATACGGTGCTCGAATCGAACACGCAGTTGATCGCCAATACGGCGTCGTGGGCGGACTCCTGGAAGCGGCGGAAACTCGAAGATATGAAGATGCTCCTCGAAGGCGCGATCAGCGCGCTGGGCAAGGTGGGTCTGATGCTGAACGTGGAAAAGGCCAACCTGGAGCGCGTGCTCGCCGTGCTGCCGGCGCTGAAGCGGCCGACCATCTCCCATCTCAGCGACGACGACTGGCTGGCCGTCAACACCATCCTCGAAGAGGCCACCGTACGCTCGATCATCCCGCGCCTGAAGGAAGCCGGGGCGCAAGGGATCGTGGAGTATCCATTGAACAAGATCGTGATGTAG